Proteins encoded together in one Epinephelus moara isolate mb chromosome 2, YSFRI_EMoa_1.0, whole genome shotgun sequence window:
- the scn3b gene encoding sodium channel subunit beta-3 isoform X1, with protein MVTHTRVHLQTLALLVFVVRLSRPVCVEVPSETDAVLGKPMKLTCISCMKREEIEAKTHVDWFFTPDKDNDKDQDNLPEKIHIYKYDIDTPSDSDGPFKNRLTWNGSQDLQDISIQITNVTFNDSGTYECQIHREFKFDFFTPSITALKKIELKVKQQAANDPTALYSEIMMYVLLVFLTFWLLVEMVYCYRKISKSDEQAQDTATNYLAIPSEQKDNPAAPVTE; from the exons ATGGTAACTCACACCAGAGTTCATCTGCAAACTTTGGCACTTTTGGTTTTTGTTG TCCGCCTGAGCCGGCCAGTATGTGTCGAAGTCCCGTCGGAGACTGACGCAGTCCTGGGGAAACCCATGAAGTTGACTTGCATCTCCTGTATGAAGAGGGAGGAGATTGAAGCAAAGACTCATGTGGATTGGTTCTTCACGCCAGATAAAGATAATGACAAAGATCAAGACAACCTGCCTGAGAAAATTCAT ATATACAAGTATGATATTGACACTCCATCTGACTCTGATGGACCATTTAAGAACCGTCTGACCTGGAATGGGAGCCAGGACTTGCAAGATATCTCCATTCAAATCACCAATGTCACCTTTAACGACAGCGGCACCTATGAGTGCCAAATACATCGCGAGTTTAAGTTTGACTTCTTCACTCCCTCCATCACAGCCCTCAAGAAAATCGAGTTGAAGGTGAAACAACAAG CCGCCAATGACCCCACAGCGCTTTACTCTGAGATCATGATGTATGTGCTGTTGGTGTTCTTGACCTTCTGGCTGCTGGTAGAAATGGTCTACTGCTACAGGAAGATCTCCAAGTCTGATGAGCAGGCACAGGACACAGC
- the scn3b gene encoding sodium channel subunit beta-3 isoform X2 has translation MVTHTRVHLQTLALLVFVVRLSRPVCVEVPSETDAVLGKPMKLTCISCMKREEIEAKTHVDWFFTPDKDNDKDQDNLPEKIHIYKYDIDTPSDSDGPFKNRLTWNGSQDLQDISIQITNVTFNDSGTYECQIHREFKFDFFTPSITALKKIELKVKQQAANDPTALYSEIMMYVLLVFLTFWLLVEMVYCYRKISKSDEQAQDTAY, from the exons ATGGTAACTCACACCAGAGTTCATCTGCAAACTTTGGCACTTTTGGTTTTTGTTG TCCGCCTGAGCCGGCCAGTATGTGTCGAAGTCCCGTCGGAGACTGACGCAGTCCTGGGGAAACCCATGAAGTTGACTTGCATCTCCTGTATGAAGAGGGAGGAGATTGAAGCAAAGACTCATGTGGATTGGTTCTTCACGCCAGATAAAGATAATGACAAAGATCAAGACAACCTGCCTGAGAAAATTCAT ATATACAAGTATGATATTGACACTCCATCTGACTCTGATGGACCATTTAAGAACCGTCTGACCTGGAATGGGAGCCAGGACTTGCAAGATATCTCCATTCAAATCACCAATGTCACCTTTAACGACAGCGGCACCTATGAGTGCCAAATACATCGCGAGTTTAAGTTTGACTTCTTCACTCCCTCCATCACAGCCCTCAAGAAAATCGAGTTGAAGGTGAAACAACAAG CCGCCAATGACCCCACAGCGCTTTACTCTGAGATCATGATGTATGTGCTGTTGGTGTTCTTGACCTTCTGGCTGCTGGTAGAAATGGTCTACTGCTACAGGAAGATCTCCAAGTCTGATGAGCAGGCACAGGACACAGC